A stretch of the Ammoniphilus sp. CFH 90114 genome encodes the following:
- a CDS encoding cysteine desulfurase-like protein: MSKAAYTFPIQRVRDQFPALRRMYHGKSVGYFDGPGGSQVVKASIDAISAYMMSGGANLHGCFPSSVETEEIILQAKQAVADFVGATPNEVAFGANMTTLALSIARAMGKTWNKGDEIVVTELDHRANVDPWITMAEDKGVTVRWIKVNPDTLTLDESCLESVITEKTKLVAVGLASNAVGTINSISNIAKHAHRMGAVVVVDAVHAAPHLFIDRDELGADILLCSAYKFFGPHVGIAVIKEELFESLLPYKLAPAPAYIPDKLETGTQNHEGIAGIEPAIDFIASLAIEGTTRRERLRSGFEQIEEHEQALARKIRDGLSNIRGIKIFQANESVLKTPTIAFRLEGVSPREICEKLCEEQSIFVADGDFYAMTLAERLGIRENGGWVRAGLAPYNTEEEAERLVHGVRMIASMYE, from the coding sequence ATGAGTAAAGCTGCTTATACTTTTCCAATTCAACGAGTACGTGATCAATTCCCGGCATTACGAAGAATGTATCATGGGAAGTCAGTTGGCTATTTTGATGGTCCGGGTGGATCACAGGTTGTAAAGGCCTCGATTGACGCAATCTCTGCCTATATGATGAGCGGTGGCGCCAATCTTCACGGATGTTTTCCATCTAGTGTTGAGACTGAAGAAATCATACTTCAAGCGAAACAAGCCGTAGCAGATTTTGTAGGAGCAACTCCAAACGAAGTTGCTTTTGGAGCAAATATGACGACTCTTGCCCTTTCCATCGCACGTGCAATGGGGAAAACATGGAATAAGGGGGATGAAATTGTCGTTACAGAGCTAGACCATCGTGCGAATGTAGACCCATGGATTACAATGGCTGAAGACAAAGGAGTTACGGTCCGTTGGATAAAAGTTAACCCGGACACTTTAACACTAGATGAAAGTTGCTTAGAAAGCGTTATCACTGAAAAAACCAAGTTAGTTGCCGTAGGTCTTGCCTCCAATGCTGTTGGTACAATAAATAGTATTTCTAACATTGCTAAACATGCTCATCGCATGGGTGCAGTTGTTGTGGTCGATGCTGTCCATGCTGCTCCACACCTCTTTATAGACAGAGATGAACTTGGTGCGGATATCCTCCTTTGTTCAGCATATAAGTTCTTTGGACCCCATGTGGGAATTGCTGTAATAAAGGAAGAGCTATTTGAATCCCTCTTGCCTTATAAACTTGCACCTGCACCGGCTTACATACCAGATAAGTTAGAAACGGGCACCCAAAATCATGAAGGAATTGCAGGTATCGAACCAGCGATTGATTTTATTGCAAGTCTTGCCATCGAGGGAACAACGAGAAGAGAACGACTTCGCTCAGGATTTGAACAAATTGAAGAACACGAACAAGCTCTCGCACGTAAGATTAGGGATGGTTTAAGCAATATCAGGGGAATTAAGATTTTCCAGGCGAATGAAAGTGTTTTAAAGACCCCGACTATTGCATTTCGACTGGAAGGAGTATCTCCTAGAGAAATATGCGAGAAGCTGTGTGAAGAACAGAGTATTTTCGTAGCCGATGGTGATTTTTATGCGATGACATTGGCAGAAAGATTGGGAATACGTGAAAACGGAGGGTGGGTCCGTGCCGGTTTAGCTCCCTATAATACAGAAGAAGAAGCCGAGCGACTGGTTCACGGGGTTCGCATGATAGCCAGTATGTATGAATAA
- a CDS encoding S9 family peptidase — protein sequence MLKFTEEEVKFTTRVDVYGTLTIPDNSIEKLPAVILVSGSGPIDRDGTVSHGKFKTDLYKDIAHLITQEGFITLRYDKRGTGKSGGEWLKTGMWDLVEDLEGAYRFIQEHPRVDNGKIVLAGHSEGTIIVTAVVERHSEIAGMMLLSGGVDNLDEALVHQRKLSYNELRNKKGISGWIFRKVINGTKQEEKVKKQMKPILESTQDIVKVQLFIKQPAKWYREHFSYNTREALKNISCPVFAIQGDKDPLVENEVLKELPDLVQGACEFHIIPNMEHALKEQTEPRTILNYKKVIKSTIGKPIHPIAQEKILNWLKAYI from the coding sequence ATGTTAAAGTTTACAGAAGAAGAAGTGAAATTCACGACAAGGGTAGATGTTTACGGTACCCTTACGATCCCTGATAACTCAATAGAGAAGCTTCCAGCTGTCATTCTTGTATCAGGAAGTGGCCCTATAGATAGAGATGGAACCGTTAGTCATGGAAAATTCAAAACAGATTTATATAAGGACATAGCACACTTGATTACCCAAGAAGGATTTATCACTCTTCGTTATGACAAGCGTGGAACAGGCAAGAGTGGAGGCGAATGGCTCAAAACAGGGATGTGGGATTTAGTTGAGGACCTTGAGGGGGCCTATCGATTTATACAAGAACATCCACGAGTTGACAATGGCAAAATTGTTCTTGCTGGTCATAGCGAAGGGACGATCATCGTAACGGCCGTAGTGGAGAGACATTCTGAGATTGCCGGCATGATGCTCTTAAGTGGGGGAGTAGATAACCTGGATGAAGCTTTAGTACATCAACGGAAGTTGTCCTATAATGAATTGAGAAATAAGAAAGGAATTTCGGGTTGGATTTTTAGGAAAGTCATTAATGGAACGAAACAAGAGGAAAAAGTAAAAAAACAAATGAAACCGATCTTAGAATCGACACAGGACATTGTGAAGGTTCAATTATTTATCAAGCAGCCTGCTAAATGGTATCGTGAACATTTTTCTTATAATACTAGAGAAGCTCTTAAGAACATCTCTTGCCCTGTATTCGCTATACAGGGGGATAAAGACCCATTAGTAGAAAATGAAGTGTTGAAAGAACTACCAGATCTTGTTCAAGGGGCTTGCGAGTTTCATATTATACCAAACATGGAGCATGCTTTGAAGGAACAAACAGAACCTAGAACCATATTAAACTACAAAAAAGTGATCAAATCGACGATAGGCAAACCCATTCATCCTATTGCACAGGAGAAAATTTTAAACTGGTTGAAAGCATATATCTAA
- a CDS encoding helix-turn-helix domain-containing protein, whose translation MKNKADIILHPKRMKIIQTLGGGKKLSIQEIGSILSDIPQATLYRHINTLIEHKIIQIVQENQVRGAVEKILAINEAELRNNENLSSEDHIELFTTFMTNLLGEFTQYATGPEFEPLRDGATYRQAMIHLNDEEWKAFIAEYSKLLQSALGKEPREDRKTRTLSTIIIPQKNTRKK comes from the coding sequence ATGAAAAATAAAGCTGATATCATCCTTCACCCTAAGCGAATGAAGATTATTCAAACTTTAGGTGGAGGAAAAAAACTTAGTATCCAAGAGATCGGAAGTATACTATCTGATATCCCTCAAGCCACATTGTATCGGCATATTAATACATTGATTGAACACAAAATTATACAAATCGTTCAAGAAAACCAAGTTCGGGGAGCGGTAGAAAAGATACTTGCCATTAACGAAGCGGAATTGAGAAATAATGAGAATCTATCAAGTGAGGATCATATTGAACTATTTACTACCTTTATGACCAACCTTCTTGGTGAATTTACTCAATATGCAACAGGACCGGAGTTTGAACCTCTTCGTGATGGAGCAACCTACCGTCAAGCGATGATTCACCTCAACGACGAGGAATGGAAGGCGTTTATTGCTGAATACAGCAAACTTTTGCAGAGTGCGCTAGGAAAGGAACCAAGAGAAGACAGAAAAACACGCACCCTATCCACGATCATCATTCCTCAAAAGAATACGAGAAAGAAGTGA
- a CDS encoding cell wall metabolism sensor histidine kinase WalK has translation MKDEKHLLFKEEALYLKEAKQTLKQAEGDSTGLIYSYKELIDHYERLLKITSKVFKISDIQSKALIERELQLQDAHRNLEKMEDSRRQLISDISHEIGTPMTSIQGYLKAMLDQVIEPDENYIRLIYQKALLVNQLIEDLYDLSHIEYSQNKLKFQYVCIKDLDKLLLSKYKIDVESKELNYEFTSSIPQDIKLRNVYIDPIRIEQILTNLIHNAVKFTPKGGNIKLDVSIQIKKDREKQELIIHVSDTGIGISEDALPRIFDRFYKTKGSLNKDGTGLGLAISKEIVVKHQGEIGVESLVGKGSTFYFTLPIHD, from the coding sequence GTGAAGGATGAGAAACACCTACTTTTTAAAGAAGAAGCTCTATACCTTAAAGAAGCGAAACAAACATTAAAACAAGCTGAAGGGGATAGCACGGGACTAATCTATAGTTATAAAGAATTAATAGATCACTATGAACGATTACTAAAAATTACGAGTAAAGTCTTTAAGATTAGTGATATACAGAGTAAAGCCTTAATTGAGCGTGAGTTACAGCTGCAAGATGCCCACAGGAACCTAGAAAAGATGGAGGATTCACGCAGACAACTGATTTCAGACATTTCACACGAAATTGGAACACCGATGACATCGATACAAGGTTATCTTAAAGCAATGTTAGATCAAGTGATTGAACCAGACGAGAACTACATTCGTTTGATTTATCAAAAAGCGTTACTAGTTAACCAACTTATTGAGGATCTCTACGATTTGTCACACATTGAATACAGTCAAAATAAGCTTAAATTTCAATATGTATGCATAAAAGATTTAGATAAATTATTATTGAGCAAATATAAAATTGACGTTGAGAGTAAAGAACTCAACTACGAATTTACATCCTCTATACCGCAGGATATTAAGTTAAGAAACGTTTACATTGATCCTATTCGGATTGAACAGATACTAACGAATCTCATCCATAACGCAGTAAAATTCACTCCTAAAGGAGGCAATATCAAACTTGACGTTTCTATCCAGATTAAAAAGGATAGGGAGAAGCAGGAACTAATTATTCATGTTTCGGATACAGGAATAGGAATTTCTGAAGATGCTCTTCCACGGATATTTGACCGTTTTTATAAAACGAAAGGGAGTCTTAATAAGGATGGTACAGGGTTGGGATTAGCCATATCAAAGGAAATTGTTGTTAAACATCAGGGTGAGATCGGGGTAGAAAGCTTAGTAGGAAAAGGAAGTACATTTTATTTTACACTCCCAATACATGATTAA
- a CDS encoding response regulator transcription factor, which yields MENKILLIEDDADIAGLIEIYLRKSGYEVVQTDHVEEAILLYDSEHPDLIISDIQLPGKLSGYDLCKIIRDKSQTPFIFISCKGEIEEIIDGIELGADDYLPKPFDPLELMVRVKARLRYKTKKELLKFDQLEINLNNLQVKKDGNEIVLARKEREILLLLCQNPNKVFESEEIYKHVWKQDSMGDYRSLLVHISNLRKKIENDPNHPVYIKTIRGVGYQFETPSGGN from the coding sequence ATGGAAAATAAGATTTTACTCATTGAAGATGATGCAGATATTGCTGGATTAATTGAGATTTATTTAAGAAAAAGTGGTTATGAAGTTGTACAAACAGATCATGTGGAGGAAGCTATACTTCTTTATGATTCAGAGCATCCTGATTTGATTATATCGGATATCCAACTACCAGGAAAACTATCCGGTTACGACCTATGTAAAATCATTCGTGATAAATCTCAAACGCCCTTTATTTTTATAAGCTGCAAAGGTGAAATCGAGGAAATTATCGACGGAATTGAGTTGGGGGCGGATGATTATCTACCAAAGCCTTTCGACCCTTTAGAATTAATGGTAAGGGTGAAAGCCAGATTGCGTTATAAGACAAAGAAAGAGCTTCTTAAGTTTGATCAATTAGAGATTAACTTAAACAACTTACAGGTTAAGAAAGATGGAAACGAGATTGTATTAGCAAGGAAAGAAAGAGAAATACTCTTGTTACTATGTCAGAATCCTAATAAGGTATTCGAATCAGAAGAAATCTATAAACATGTTTGGAAGCAGGATAGCATGGGGGATTATCGATCACTGTTGGTTCACATAAGTAACTTGCGCAAGAAGATTGAGAACGATCCTAATCATCCAGTCTATATTAAGACCATAAGAGGAGTAGGATATCAATTTGAGACCCCAAGTGGAGGTAATTAA
- a CDS encoding WG repeat-containing protein, with product MWSEQTIKSLLSRYLPGQARVIAIRTADLDGDGVLEILGIYQWEGQNYFVVLKHDSRGWGIACNFKGTGYNITYFRVANLKSENRSSVIIGWQIGAQWSKLAIYEWSDNGLENKIKKDLSFSLLDTEDLDKDGKSELALWFHDTGEAYQVQVYQWKEGKLVEIPELYPVYFQKVSTYYKHLTNKFPTYPFYWYYLADAELMVGNSGEALKAIDKGLALKPDYPAPEQWNELKDRIESLARKPNTLHPARIKSIFGVKWGYIDDRGEFAIRPTFDFAQPFQMQGMAIVGLNNKNTLINTSGQQITNKAYDYIGDFSEGRSVVSDQDGFKVINEKGKIITSKSYDFIDSYKEGRALFSINESGGHIKYGYLDLNGNEVIPAQYKSALPYKEETAVVQLDEKEFALIDTMGKPLHMYSLAYVGQKGEGLLSFKYDSDGRFGYINQNGKVMIAPTFSSVEPFQDGRAIVKASDSYSSNQCGLINKKGNYIIPPTYNAMVRLGEKRYAVGKPILEGKPHFGSKYAIVNQDGKFLTDFIYYDVLPYCKGIASVHDGKQTFFINRSGKQEKSLPIVEGTGSLAVEGNLIRATINQRDSYYDLNSELVWKQNSVIKLDENYKIYEKHYHPNKDYYVYYPQLDGMKNQVLQKRLNEQLKELSGVKNIPSDTQLDASFAGDFSIKFFKKVLLILELTAYEYPFGAAHGMPVQTEVPVNLVTGAVYQLKDLFQPDSNYITVLSELIKQQIQSNPEYSYVFPDSYKGIKEDQSFYVTDDALFLYFNPYDIAPYAAGFPTFKIPFSEIMPLIDDQGEFWRSFHD from the coding sequence ATGTGGAGTGAACAGACAATAAAGAGCTTGCTTAGTCGTTACCTTCCAGGCCAAGCTAGAGTGATTGCCATTCGTACAGCGGATTTAGATGGAGACGGTGTGTTAGAAATCCTTGGGATATACCAATGGGAGGGACAGAATTATTTTGTTGTACTAAAGCATGATTCGAGAGGATGGGGTATAGCATGTAATTTTAAGGGGACAGGTTATAACATAACGTATTTTCGAGTAGCCAATTTAAAAAGTGAAAACCGAAGCAGTGTGATCATCGGGTGGCAGATCGGTGCGCAATGGTCTAAACTCGCCATCTATGAATGGTCAGATAATGGTCTTGAAAATAAAATAAAAAAAGATCTGTCCTTTAGTTTACTAGATACTGAAGATCTAGACAAAGACGGGAAATCAGAACTTGCCTTATGGTTTCATGACACAGGAGAAGCTTATCAGGTACAGGTGTACCAATGGAAGGAGGGGAAGTTAGTCGAGATACCGGAACTTTATCCTGTGTATTTTCAGAAAGTCTCAACTTATTACAAGCATCTCACAAATAAGTTCCCTACTTATCCTTTTTATTGGTATTATCTTGCCGACGCGGAGTTAATGGTAGGGAATAGCGGGGAGGCTCTTAAAGCAATAGATAAAGGACTTGCATTAAAACCTGATTACCCTGCTCCGGAACAGTGGAATGAATTAAAAGATCGCATTGAATCTCTTGCTAGGAAGCCAAATACTTTACACCCCGCCAGAATAAAGTCCATATTTGGAGTAAAATGGGGATATATAGACGATCGTGGTGAATTCGCCATCCGTCCAACGTTTGACTTTGCCCAACCTTTTCAGATGCAAGGAATGGCAATTGTAGGGTTGAATAATAAAAATACCTTGATAAATACCTCGGGTCAGCAGATAACGAATAAAGCATATGATTATATTGGGGATTTTTCAGAGGGACGTTCAGTCGTAAGTGATCAAGATGGTTTTAAGGTTATTAATGAGAAGGGGAAGATTATCACCAGCAAATCTTATGATTTTATTGATAGCTACAAGGAAGGTAGAGCTCTCTTCTCCATCAATGAATCAGGCGGCCACATAAAATATGGTTATTTAGATCTTAATGGAAATGAAGTCATACCTGCCCAATATAAAAGTGCTTTACCCTATAAAGAAGAGACTGCCGTGGTGCAACTTGATGAGAAGGAATTTGCCTTGATAGATACTATGGGTAAACCTCTTCATATGTATTCTTTGGCTTATGTCGGGCAAAAGGGAGAAGGCTTGCTTTCCTTCAAATATGACTCAGATGGCAGGTTTGGTTATATCAATCAAAATGGTAAAGTGATGATTGCACCAACTTTTTCAAGTGTTGAACCTTTTCAAGATGGAAGGGCAATAGTCAAGGCCTCTGACAGTTACTCTAGTAATCAATGCGGTCTTATTAATAAAAAAGGGAACTATATTATTCCTCCAACCTACAATGCAATGGTAAGACTTGGTGAAAAACGATATGCTGTAGGCAAGCCCATACTTGAAGGTAAGCCACACTTTGGATCAAAATATGCTATCGTGAATCAAGACGGAAAGTTTTTAACGGATTTTATTTACTATGATGTATTGCCATACTGCAAAGGGATTGCATCCGTTCACGATGGAAAACAGACGTTTTTTATAAATCGGAGTGGCAAACAAGAAAAAAGTCTTCCTATTGTTGAAGGAACGGGATCTCTTGCCGTAGAAGGGAACTTGATTAGAGCCACAATTAATCAGCGTGATTCTTATTATGATCTGAACAGCGAATTAGTGTGGAAACAAAACTCTGTAATAAAGCTAGATGAAAATTATAAGATTTATGAAAAACACTATCATCCAAATAAGGATTACTACGTATATTACCCTCAGCTTGATGGAATGAAGAATCAGGTACTGCAAAAAAGACTAAATGAACAACTCAAAGAACTCTCGGGTGTAAAGAACATCCCAAGTGATACACAGTTGGATGCCAGTTTTGCTGGTGATTTCTCTATAAAATTTTTCAAAAAAGTGCTCCTCATATTAGAACTCACAGCCTATGAATATCCATTTGGTGCAGCACATGGGATGCCGGTCCAAACGGAGGTCCCAGTGAATCTTGTGACAGGAGCAGTTTATCAGTTGAAGGATCTATTTCAACCCGATAGTAACTACATTACAGTTCTAAGTGAGCTGATCAAACAACAAATTCAATCCAACCCTGAATATTCGTACGTATTTCCTGACAGTTATAAAGGTATTAAAGAAGATCAATCTTTTTACGTGACAGATGATGCTTTATTTCTCTACTTTAATCCCTATGATATCGCACCATACGCAGCCGGCTTCCCTACCTTTAAAATTCCATTCTCAGAAATTATGCCTCTTATCGATGATCAAGGAGAGTTTTGGAGATCATTCCATGATTAA
- the fmdA gene encoding formamidase, giving the protein MPEVLFRIDLNKPMDEQATPGHNRWHPDIPATVSVNPGDIFRIECKDWTDGQISNNDDPSDIRDVNLNRVHVLSGPIWVNGVEPGDLLVVDLLDIGAIQGSEWGFNGVFDKNNGGSFLTEHYPEAIKSIWDFQGIYTTSRHIPGVKFAGIIHPGLIGTAPSHELLDRWNKREKKLFDTNPSRVPALATLPNPDSAVLGSLKGAEFDRVAREAARTVPPRENGGNCDIKNLSKGSRIYFPVFVEGAKLSLGDLHFSQGDGEITFCGGIEMAGWVDIHVDVIKGGMSKYNIINNPMFQPGPVEPRYSDYLVFEGISVDEFTGNNHYLDAHIAYRRACLNAIDYLKTMGFTGEQAYMILGTAPVEGHIGGIVDIPNACCTVAIPTAIFDKNIVPKINRG; this is encoded by the coding sequence ATGCCTGAAGTACTGTTTCGTATTGACCTAAACAAACCAATGGATGAGCAAGCCACTCCGGGACATAATCGTTGGCATCCAGATATTCCAGCTACAGTATCAGTCAATCCGGGAGACATTTTCCGTATTGAATGTAAGGATTGGACGGATGGTCAGATTTCTAATAATGATGACCCGTCAGACATTCGAGATGTCAATCTAAACCGTGTTCATGTCCTGAGTGGGCCGATATGGGTGAACGGCGTTGAACCAGGTGATCTACTTGTTGTTGACCTCCTTGACATCGGAGCTATTCAGGGGTCTGAGTGGGGATTTAACGGAGTCTTTGATAAAAATAATGGTGGTAGCTTCCTAACTGAACATTATCCTGAAGCGATTAAATCTATTTGGGATTTCCAGGGAATATATACAACTTCTCGCCATATTCCAGGCGTAAAATTTGCAGGGATTATCCACCCAGGTTTAATTGGTACAGCCCCATCTCACGAATTGCTTGACCGTTGGAACAAACGTGAGAAAAAACTATTTGATACGAATCCTAGTCGTGTTCCTGCTCTAGCTACTCTCCCTAATCCAGACAGTGCTGTATTAGGATCCTTAAAAGGGGCTGAATTTGACCGTGTTGCAAGGGAAGCAGCTCGTACGGTTCCCCCTCGTGAGAATGGCGGGAACTGTGATATTAAAAATCTATCAAAAGGATCTCGCATATACTTCCCTGTTTTTGTCGAGGGCGCCAAGCTCTCTTTAGGAGATCTTCACTTCTCCCAAGGAGATGGTGAGATCACATTCTGCGGTGGGATTGAAATGGCAGGATGGGTGGATATCCATGTTGATGTAATTAAAGGAGGAATGTCTAAGTATAACATCATTAATAACCCAATGTTCCAACCAGGACCGGTAGAACCACGTTACTCGGATTATCTTGTATTTGAAGGAATATCTGTAGATGAGTTTACCGGAAACAACCATTACTTAGATGCCCACATTGCTTATCGTCGTGCTTGTTTGAATGCTATTGATTACTTAAAAACAATGGGTTTTACCGGAGAACAAGCCTATATGATTCTAGGTACTGCGCCAGTAGAAGGACATATTGGTGGGATTGTTGATATCCCTAATGCTTGTTGTACCGTCGCAATTCCAACTGCCATCTTTGATAAAAACATTGTTCCTAAGATTAATCGAGGCTAA
- a CDS encoding FmdB family zinc ribbon protein, translated as MPLYGFRCNECGDFQQWIKLADVSNPVYCPNCSEHASRIFTAPGLSMVPNAIRKRMEYGAEPKLVSKSELDKKTPYHHHNHHHHHDHKKQPQRPWQIGH; from the coding sequence ATGCCCTTATATGGATTTCGTTGTAATGAATGTGGAGATTTTCAGCAATGGATAAAGTTAGCTGATGTTAGTAATCCTGTTTATTGTCCAAACTGCTCCGAACACGCTTCTAGAATCTTTACAGCTCCGGGTTTAAGTATGGTTCCTAACGCTATACGCAAGCGTATGGAGTATGGTGCAGAACCTAAGTTGGTTTCTAAAAGTGAACTGGACAAAAAAACTCCTTATCATCACCATAACCACCATCATCACCACGATCACAAGAAACAGCCACAACGTCCATGGCAGATTGGTCATTAA
- a CDS encoding transporter substrate-binding protein, with protein MAPIRIGLLFSLTGPTAATERRQLQAALFAKAEYELEHTNSTCQFELIIRDICSEPNEAIKQVLDLGENGVKLVVGCYTSACRKAILPILEQYQMLLVYPTPYEGNENHPHVFYTGEVPNQQIIPILRYIKDTIGTKIYLIGSDYIYPHLINQQIYSYIDQLEGEVVGEYYIPFAQPPLFNIFKSIISSKPDAILSTVVGNNITTFYQAYREIGLNPCEIPIFSPITTEVEIMAMGNQAATGHYSCMSYFQSSECKSNKDFVKKFKAQYGGPVSSVMTNTWLGLTLLLESVELIQSTHYSEIKLSLKHRTRITPWDEIEVDTNYHLCRSIRIGKVLPDGQFKQVWKSSGHVSPDPFWSSKGIGDTIPVNHCRKDRSELPSVCPEKSSLEVYQFHEIYTNSLRYRQQLEVAKIAAQSHSNVLILGETGAGKEMLARAIHMESSRRHGPFVAVNVGAIPRELIASELFGYAEGAFTGAKKGGSLGKFEVAHQGTLFLDEIGDMPLELQVNLLRVLETRKVVRVGDHIERPVDVRIIAATHRNLKEEAAYQGAFRSDLYFRLNVFTITIPSLNERTEDIPPLAKYFLRELYNTYGQGPTRISSRAMQVLENYLWPGNVRELRNVMERTFFIAYTEQEIKANHLPEDLHPLSRTISNQSLRLMERQTIEDMLHSCTTVGEAAKRLGIARSTLYRKMDALNIHRPPK; from the coding sequence ATGGCACCTATTAGGATAGGTTTATTATTTTCGTTGACAGGACCTACAGCGGCGACAGAACGAAGGCAACTCCAAGCTGCCCTATTTGCGAAGGCCGAATATGAATTGGAACATACAAATTCAACATGTCAATTTGAATTAATCATTAGAGATATTTGTTCCGAACCTAACGAGGCGATTAAACAAGTGCTAGATTTAGGCGAGAATGGTGTGAAACTCGTTGTTGGGTGTTATACCTCAGCATGTAGGAAGGCCATTCTGCCCATCTTAGAACAATACCAGATGCTTTTGGTTTATCCAACGCCCTACGAAGGAAATGAAAATCATCCACACGTTTTTTATACGGGAGAAGTACCAAATCAGCAAATCATTCCGATTCTGCGCTATATTAAGGATACAATTGGGACGAAAATCTACCTTATAGGAAGCGATTATATTTATCCGCATCTTATCAATCAACAAATTTATTCCTATATTGATCAACTAGAGGGAGAAGTAGTAGGGGAATATTACATTCCCTTTGCGCAACCACCACTGTTTAATATCTTTAAAAGTATTATATCTTCTAAGCCGGATGCTATCTTATCTACAGTTGTCGGAAACAATATAACAACGTTCTACCAAGCTTATCGCGAAATAGGACTAAATCCTTGTGAAATACCTATATTTAGTCCTATTACAACTGAAGTTGAGATCATGGCAATGGGAAATCAAGCGGCTACCGGTCACTATAGTTGCATGAGCTACTTTCAATCTAGTGAATGTAAGTCTAATAAAGATTTCGTTAAGAAGTTTAAGGCTCAATATGGAGGTCCAGTATCATCTGTTATGACGAACACCTGGCTTGGTCTAACACTACTTCTTGAGTCGGTCGAATTAATACAGTCCACGCATTATAGTGAAATAAAGCTTTCTTTAAAACATCGTACAAGGATTACACCTTGGGACGAGATAGAAGTTGATACCAATTATCATTTGTGCCGTTCCATTCGCATTGGAAAAGTGTTGCCTGACGGCCAATTTAAACAGGTCTGGAAATCGTCAGGACATGTTTCACCTGATCCTTTCTGGAGCAGTAAAGGGATAGGTGATACGATTCCAGTCAATCATTGTAGAAAGGATAGATCCGAGCTACCAAGTGTTTGCCCTGAAAAGAGCAGCTTAGAAGTGTACCAATTTCATGAAATCTATACGAATAGCTTACGTTATAGACAACAATTAGAAGTTGCAAAAATAGCAGCACAATCTCACTCTAATGTACTAATCTTAGGAGAGACAGGCGCAGGAAAAGAAATGCTGGCCCGGGCCATACATATGGAAAGCAGTCGACGTCATGGCCCATTTGTTGCGGTAAATGTTGGTGCAATTCCACGAGAGTTAATTGCCAGTGAATTATTTGGTTATGCTGAAGGTGCCTTTACCGGTGCAAAAAAAGGTGGTTCACTAGGAAAATTTGAAGTTGCTCACCAAGGTACCCTCTTCCTAGATGAAATCGGTGATATGCCACTTGAGCTACAGGTAAATTTACTACGTGTTCTTGAAACTCGTAAGGTGGTTCGTGTTGGCGACCACATTGAAAGACCAGTTGATGTGAGAATCATAGCTGCGACGCACCGCAATCTTAAAGAAGAAGCAGCTTATCAAGGTGCCTTTCGCTCAGATCTTTATTTCCGATTAAATGTCTTCACGATTACCATTCCATCATTGAATGAGCGAACGGAAGATATTCCTCCACTTGCCAAGTATTTTCTTCGAGAACTTTACAACACTTATGGACAAGGACCTACAAGAATATCAAGCAGAGCGATGCAAGTGTTGGAAAATTACCTTTGGCCGGGCAATGTTCGTGAGCTTAGAAATGTTATGGAAAGAACTTTTTTTATAGCCTACACGGAACAAGAAATAAAAGCTAATCATTTACCTGAGGATCTACATCCTTTAAGTAGAACCATATCCAATCAATCTCTTAGGTTAATGGAACGACAAACTATTGAAGACATGCTACATTCCTGCACTACAGTTGGAGAAGCTGCAAAACGCTTAGGAATAGCCCGGAGTACACTCTATAGAAAAATGGATGCTTTAAATATTCATCGGCCACCAAAGTAA